One stretch of Schlesneria sp. DSM 10557 DNA includes these proteins:
- a CDS encoding PEP-CTERM sorting domain-containing protein, giving the protein MKLWAKQLIRCSLFAAIACFVPVQSSLRASPIYLSSDVTISFDPDSAVIGDEFTVNGSGVGGITLNESLTKGGGTTYGYGFVNTVTYPSLIGFFIGNGTGVTRVDPPDAFLGTSSLEINLHGLWRNEGAPWGPPVIDFAHFGVRSNNEDAVDVGRFVLSVDWHNGNTYQVDKSFTQVGEAFEAFNYLALHNPSPVPVGTELELTAFIGLYFTGNSLGGTTLSPSGTAVPEPSTFALAGLGVVSVLVTSLRKKTSPAAT; this is encoded by the coding sequence ATGAAGCTTTGGGCCAAGCAACTCATTCGATGTAGCCTGTTCGCAGCGATCGCATGTTTCGTACCTGTTCAAAGTTCGTTACGCGCGAGTCCCATCTACCTTTCGTCTGACGTGACAATTTCGTTCGACCCGGATTCCGCCGTGATCGGCGACGAGTTCACGGTTAATGGGAGTGGAGTGGGGGGCATCACCCTCAACGAAAGTCTTACGAAAGGGGGAGGAACCACTTACGGCTATGGTTTTGTTAATACCGTAACCTACCCCAGCCTCATCGGATTTTTTATCGGCAACGGCACAGGAGTCACCCGTGTCGATCCTCCAGATGCATTCCTCGGAACCTCGTCACTTGAGATCAATCTGCACGGCCTCTGGAGGAATGAAGGAGCTCCCTGGGGACCGCCAGTAATCGATTTTGCCCACTTCGGCGTGAGGAGCAACAATGAAGATGCTGTCGACGTCGGCCGATTTGTCTTATCCGTGGACTGGCACAACGGTAACACCTACCAGGTCGATAAATCGTTTACTCAGGTGGGCGAAGCGTTTGAGGCATTCAATTACTTGGCACTTCATAACCCGTCACCCGTTCCGGTGGGAACCGAACTGGAACTGACAGCTTTTATAGGCTTATATTTCACCGGAAACAGCCTGGGTGGAACAACGTTATCCCCTTCCGGAACAGCCGTTCCCGAGCCATCGACATTCGCATTGGCAGGACTGGGAGTCGTGAGCGTTCTCGTCACTTCCCTGCGGAAAAAAACGTCCCCTGCAGCTACATAA
- a CDS encoding transketolase — protein MEPSAVTSTSASPAEARPIPTIDELQTLAKRIRSHVLGLSHQARTAHLGSSLSCVEMVVAAYWGTANPPSPNGDDAEQDCFLLSKGHAATTLYAALAMKGFFPENWLDSYAEPGSPLGEHPSPGTPGIVAATGSLGHGLPIAIGMALAARIQGRQNRIHVLMSDGECNEGSVWEGALFAPAQKLDRLTVMIDYNKWQATGRSDEVTSLSPLKEKWAAFGWRAVEVDGHNLAELVEWLNKAPDPDGRPTALIAHTLKGKGVSFMEDDNNWHYRIPTAAELERARAELQLS, from the coding sequence ATGGAACCGAGCGCCGTGACATCGACCTCAGCATCGCCTGCGGAGGCTCGCCCGATTCCGACGATCGACGAGCTGCAGACTCTTGCCAAACGGATTCGCAGTCACGTTCTGGGACTGTCACACCAGGCCAGAACCGCACATCTGGGTTCATCCCTCTCGTGCGTCGAAATGGTCGTTGCGGCCTACTGGGGAACGGCCAATCCTCCGTCGCCCAACGGGGACGATGCAGAGCAGGACTGCTTCCTGCTGAGCAAGGGACATGCAGCGACCACTCTTTACGCCGCCTTGGCGATGAAAGGCTTTTTCCCCGAGAACTGGCTCGACAGCTATGCCGAACCCGGTAGCCCTTTAGGAGAACATCCCAGTCCGGGGACTCCGGGAATCGTCGCGGCGACAGGATCACTGGGGCACGGACTTCCGATCGCCATCGGAATGGCACTCGCCGCCAGGATTCAAGGCCGCCAGAACCGGATCCATGTCCTGATGAGCGACGGAGAATGCAACGAAGGGTCCGTCTGGGAGGGGGCTCTGTTCGCTCCTGCACAGAAACTGGACCGATTGACGGTGATGATCGATTACAACAAATGGCAGGCCACAGGTCGCAGCGATGAAGTGACATCGCTCAGCCCGTTGAAAGAGAAGTGGGCGGCCTTCGGATGGCGTGCTGTCGAGGTTGATGGGCACAATCTGGCTGAGCTGGTCGAGTGGCTGAATAAAGCCCCGGATCCGGACGGGCGCCCGACCGCACTGATTGCCCATACCCTGAAAGGGAAGGGGGTCTCGTTCATGGAAGATGACAACAACTGGCACTACCGCATACCGACGGCAGCGGAACTGGAACGAGCCAGAGCGGAGCTGCAACTCTCATGA
- a CDS encoding zinc-binding dehydrogenase, translated as MKTPAAILVELSQPLELVDLEIPALKPGQALVEIAFSGVCHTQVLEARGRRGPDRFLPHCLGHEGSGIVREVGANVTRVQPGDHVVLSWIKGSGGDVPGTKYQWNGKEVNAGGITTFSRYSVISENRLTKLDQGLPFDLAALLGCAIPTGAGMVFNTANVRTGQSVAIFGVGGIGLSALAAASASGATPLIAIDRLPSKLDLARELGASHTICVTETNPVESIMAISPGGVDIAIEATGRAAVMQQALESVRAQGGAAIVAGNAPQGESWQLDPRQLNQGKRIIGTWGGDNVPDRDFPRYQRLLLAGKLPLQSLLARQYPLSGINDALNDLEAGLVPRPLIDLSRI; from the coding sequence ATGAAAACCCCAGCGGCCATCCTTGTTGAACTGTCGCAACCTCTGGAACTCGTCGATCTGGAAATCCCAGCCCTCAAGCCGGGCCAGGCCCTCGTCGAAATCGCGTTTAGTGGAGTCTGTCACACGCAGGTCCTCGAAGCACGGGGCCGACGCGGTCCCGATCGCTTTCTGCCCCATTGCCTCGGCCATGAAGGGAGTGGGATCGTCCGCGAAGTCGGGGCGAATGTGACTCGAGTCCAACCCGGAGACCATGTCGTTCTGTCGTGGATTAAAGGGAGCGGGGGAGATGTCCCGGGGACCAAATACCAGTGGAATGGCAAAGAGGTGAACGCGGGGGGGATCACGACATTCAGCCGCTATTCTGTGATCAGTGAAAACCGGTTGACGAAGCTCGACCAAGGCCTCCCCTTTGATCTGGCCGCTCTACTGGGATGCGCCATTCCGACGGGCGCAGGGATGGTCTTCAATACGGCCAACGTTCGAACAGGCCAGAGCGTGGCTATCTTCGGCGTTGGAGGAATCGGACTTTCTGCCCTGGCCGCAGCCAGCGCCAGTGGGGCCACACCCCTGATCGCCATCGACCGGCTTCCGTCCAAGCTGGATCTCGCGCGCGAGCTGGGTGCGTCTCACACGATCTGCGTTACAGAAACCAACCCCGTAGAATCGATCATGGCGATCTCTCCGGGAGGCGTCGATATCGCCATCGAAGCCACGGGACGAGCTGCCGTCATGCAGCAGGCTCTCGAATCGGTACGGGCTCAAGGTGGAGCCGCAATCGTCGCCGGAAATGCACCGCAGGGGGAATCGTGGCAACTCGACCCACGTCAGCTCAATCAGGGAAAGCGAATCATCGGGACCTGGGGAGGCGACAACGTCCCTGATCGAGACTTCCCTCGATATCAGCGACTGCTGCTCGCCGGGAAACTGCCGCTGCAGAGTCTCCTGGCCAGACAGTACCCCTTGTCAGGTATCAACGACGCCCTGAATGACCTCGAAGCCGGGCTGGTACCTCGTCCCCTGATTGACCTGTCACGCATCTGA
- a CDS encoding DUF447 domain-containing protein, translating into MIVEGIVTTLSESGEVNVAPMGPLVDEQLESFVFRPFQTSTTYQNLKARPCGVFHIVDDVLLIAEAALNRMQGTQTTFAAHQIPGRVLADCCRWYEFEVVDFDDKSERTSFSVRIVYQGRLRDMFGFNRAKHAVLEATILATRLHLIPEADVRSQLAALQSPVQKTAGPREQSAFELVQQYVDEWYSKP; encoded by the coding sequence ATGATTGTCGAAGGAATTGTAACCACGCTCAGCGAATCGGGCGAAGTCAACGTCGCACCTATGGGGCCGCTGGTCGACGAGCAGCTGGAATCATTCGTTTTCAGGCCGTTTCAGACCTCAACAACCTATCAGAATCTGAAAGCACGCCCCTGTGGTGTCTTTCACATTGTCGATGACGTGCTGTTAATCGCCGAAGCGGCATTGAATCGAATGCAGGGGACCCAAACGACGTTTGCCGCGCACCAGATTCCCGGTCGCGTGCTTGCCGATTGCTGTCGCTGGTACGAATTTGAAGTGGTTGATTTCGATGACAAATCGGAACGGACGTCTTTTTCGGTCCGCATCGTTTACCAGGGGCGACTGCGCGACATGTTCGGTTTCAATCGCGCTAAACACGCGGTCCTGGAAGCCACGATCCTGGCCACGCGGCTGCATCTGATTCCCGAAGCGGATGTCCGCAGTCAGCTGGCCGCGTTGCAAAGTCCCGTGCAAAAAACGGCAGGCCCCCGTGAGCAGTCCGCATTTGAACTGGTCCAGCAGTACGTCGACGAGTGGTATTCCAAGCCATAA
- a CDS encoding NADP-dependent oxidoreductase, protein MSENNQQILLVSRPHGEPVPENFKLVESDIPEPGAGKMLLRAIYLSLDPYMRGRMSEGKSYAAPVQIGDVMEGSAVTQVVASNLPDYKPGDFVFNPGQGWQEYALSGGENVRRIDPAAGPLSYALSVLGMPGFTAYAGLHNIGKPKSGETLVVAAASGAVGSLVGQIAGIRGCRVVGIAGGKEKCRFVREELGFDECLNHHEGDLAERLEAACPKGIDIYFENVGGHVFNAVFPLLNDFARIPVCGLIAHYNATGLPPGPDRLPLLMQQILVQRLTFQGFIVWDFASQFPQFHSDMSQWIKQGKIKFKEDITQGLKNAPGELIGLLKGANFGKKVIQVSDDPMPSNHSKS, encoded by the coding sequence ATGTCCGAAAACAACCAGCAGATCCTGCTTGTCTCGCGCCCGCATGGTGAGCCTGTTCCCGAGAACTTCAAACTGGTGGAGAGCGACATTCCCGAGCCTGGTGCGGGCAAAATGCTGTTACGTGCAATCTACCTTTCACTCGATCCGTATATGCGCGGACGGATGAGTGAGGGGAAGTCGTACGCGGCACCCGTCCAGATTGGCGATGTCATGGAAGGAAGTGCGGTGACGCAGGTCGTTGCGTCAAACCTGCCCGACTACAAACCCGGGGACTTTGTCTTCAATCCCGGACAGGGCTGGCAGGAATACGCACTTTCGGGGGGAGAAAATGTTCGCCGGATCGATCCAGCCGCCGGTCCTCTTTCCTACGCGCTGAGCGTGCTGGGGATGCCCGGGTTCACGGCGTATGCAGGGCTGCACAACATTGGAAAACCCAAGTCGGGCGAAACACTGGTCGTCGCGGCAGCATCGGGCGCGGTCGGGTCGCTGGTCGGCCAGATTGCCGGGATACGGGGTTGTCGCGTTGTCGGGATCGCCGGTGGAAAAGAAAAATGCCGGTTCGTGCGCGAGGAACTCGGATTCGATGAATGCCTGAACCATCATGAGGGGGATTTGGCCGAGCGTCTGGAGGCCGCCTGCCCCAAGGGGATCGACATCTATTTCGAGAATGTCGGTGGTCACGTCTTCAATGCTGTCTTCCCACTACTTAATGACTTTGCCCGTATCCCGGTTTGCGGGCTGATCGCTCACTACAACGCGACCGGTTTGCCCCCCGGTCCTGATCGCCTGCCACTGCTGATGCAGCAGATTCTCGTCCAGCGCCTCACCTTTCAGGGCTTTATCGTCTGGGACTTCGCTTCGCAGTTCCCCCAGTTCCATAGCGACATGAGCCAGTGGATCAAGCAGGGGAAGATCAAGTTCAAGGAAGATATCACTCAGGGACTTAAGAACGCGCCCGGGGAGCTGATCGGTCTTCTGAAAGGGGCTAACTTCGGGAAGAAAGTCATTCAGGTGAGCGATGATCCAATGCCTTCAAATCACTCGAAGTCATGA
- a CDS encoding metal-sulfur cluster assembly factor yields the protein MFAPAGRFEFDLPSGSRTTARSGWDVATDGCILPASTNFDSSTETSLMMFGRSRAIHCLMLIGAVTFCESSERVLVWGQTASPGSAPLRAADRTDSFETKLKLLEEAWARKDFDLARSLTHSLRDTVLQTQIETEPAPDSLVEAGQFHLVESLGNAAAKWAQGWKYYKQISVEERAHEPRTGEPIEIALSFPQDQVTSLAREIRLARIDGDQLVEVPCQVHSELRRGDVRSCRILWLMDSKPRETQRFLVLYGNPNAELPEYPSEMSVEGEGYGLDISNSFYKASLSRQTGQLERLTLRREHGLELFSGGQGHGEPPGIDWAHDYVDKGFFQKLRISLWESCPDYEVIRGPLCTIIRRWGFPHSPVHPIYSPSRLNIHVEYRFYAGLPWFEKRGSMKAVQTFEVEALRDDEWVFSGQSFTDTLWMGRNGKLHTGSVPADQHEDLWGVGFYHKESKDSFVALFLEHHAEGLPELKHTGTPQMFYRWHGPVWSRYPLPVKVVPAGAVLKQKNAYVSIPFSEPEGAATIEQLRRSLLAPLVPAAVDSPVNWKSQPEADSDVANPFNRLARPGEGNEGTAMKQRIWDALRDCKDAQLYKADINVVDLGLVYDVRLRGDGVTVIMAMPHRGRPMLGYFIDGSISVHPTFSLPVRERLMKVPGVRQVVVEQTWDPGWSSNRLTDVGRAKLGLD from the coding sequence GTGTTTGCTCCTGCAGGGAGATTCGAATTCGATCTCCCTTCGGGATCGCGAACAACCGCTCGTTCAGGCTGGGATGTCGCGACCGATGGCTGTATTCTTCCCGCATCAACGAACTTTGATTCCTCAACCGAGACTTCCCTGATGATGTTTGGACGCTCCCGCGCGATTCACTGCCTGATGCTGATCGGCGCAGTCACCTTTTGCGAGTCTTCAGAACGGGTGCTGGTCTGGGGCCAGACAGCGTCCCCTGGTTCCGCGCCACTGCGCGCGGCAGACCGGACAGACTCGTTCGAAACCAAACTGAAGCTGCTGGAAGAGGCGTGGGCTCGCAAGGACTTTGACCTGGCTCGATCACTGACGCATTCACTCCGGGACACCGTCCTTCAGACACAGATCGAGACCGAACCGGCCCCTGATTCACTGGTCGAAGCAGGACAGTTTCACCTGGTCGAATCGCTGGGGAACGCGGCAGCCAAGTGGGCTCAGGGCTGGAAGTACTACAAACAGATTTCCGTCGAAGAGCGGGCTCATGAGCCCCGTACGGGCGAACCGATTGAGATTGCCTTGAGCTTTCCCCAGGACCAGGTGACATCACTCGCGCGTGAAATCCGACTTGCCCGCATTGACGGTGACCAACTGGTCGAGGTCCCATGCCAGGTCCACAGCGAACTGCGTCGCGGCGACGTTCGAAGCTGTCGCATTCTCTGGCTGATGGACAGTAAACCCCGGGAAACACAGCGATTCCTTGTCCTGTACGGGAACCCCAATGCCGAGTTACCCGAGTACCCGTCGGAGATGTCCGTCGAGGGCGAAGGTTATGGGTTGGATATTTCCAACTCGTTTTACAAAGCGTCACTCTCACGGCAGACGGGGCAACTCGAAAGGTTAACACTGCGACGTGAACATGGCCTGGAACTTTTTTCGGGAGGTCAGGGACACGGTGAGCCACCGGGCATCGACTGGGCTCATGACTATGTCGACAAAGGCTTTTTCCAGAAGCTTCGGATCTCGCTCTGGGAATCCTGTCCTGACTACGAAGTCATTCGGGGCCCGCTGTGCACCATCATCCGCCGCTGGGGATTTCCGCACTCACCTGTTCACCCGATCTATTCCCCCAGTCGCCTGAATATCCACGTTGAGTATCGGTTCTATGCCGGCCTGCCCTGGTTCGAGAAGCGGGGATCAATGAAAGCCGTGCAGACGTTCGAAGTAGAGGCACTGCGGGACGATGAGTGGGTCTTTTCGGGCCAGTCATTCACTGACACCCTGTGGATGGGACGTAACGGCAAGTTGCACACGGGGAGTGTTCCCGCGGATCAGCACGAGGACTTGTGGGGAGTTGGCTTTTACCACAAAGAAAGTAAAGATTCGTTCGTCGCTCTCTTCTTGGAGCATCATGCGGAGGGGTTGCCGGAACTGAAGCACACGGGAACCCCTCAAATGTTCTATCGCTGGCACGGACCAGTCTGGAGCCGCTACCCGCTGCCGGTGAAAGTGGTCCCCGCCGGGGCGGTCCTCAAACAGAAAAACGCCTACGTCTCGATCCCGTTCTCAGAACCGGAAGGAGCCGCCACGATCGAGCAACTCCGTCGCTCCCTGCTCGCCCCGCTGGTCCCCGCAGCAGTGGACTCGCCAGTCAATTGGAAATCCCAGCCTGAGGCCGACAGCGACGTCGCCAATCCCTTCAATCGACTGGCTCGCCCCGGGGAAGGGAACGAGGGAACCGCCATGAAACAACGAATCTGGGACGCCCTGCGCGACTGCAAGGACGCTCAGCTGTATAAAGCCGACATCAATGTTGTCGATCTGGGACTTGTCTACGACGTGCGACTTCGGGGTGATGGGGTCACAGTCATCATGGCCATGCCGCACCGCGGCCGACCGATGCTGGGCTACTTCATCGATGGCTCCATCTCGGTTCATCCCACATTCTCACTTCCCGTGCGTGAGCGGTTGATGAAAGTCCCCGGCGTTCGGCAGGTCGTCGTCGAGCAGACCTGGGACCCGGGCTGGAGTTCAAATCGCCTGACCGATGTCGGCCGTGCCAAGCTCGGCCTGGACTAG
- a CDS encoding haloacid dehalogenase-like hydrolase, with protein sequence MRIGIDFDNTLVCYDQLFWKLASEQGLVDESVPPRKNAVRDHLRRRGLEERWTQLQGLAYGSRILEADPFPGMLAALKELHERGAELVLISHKTRTPIAGSPVDLHAAAQSWLLQKGLWNPNSEQSLFQDVYFELTKEEKLQRIAYAGCDWFIDDLIELLTEPRFPVGVQRVLFDPHTELPHLPTGILRLKAWNDVTSLFPCTDKS encoded by the coding sequence ATGAGAATCGGCATCGATTTTGACAATACGCTGGTCTGCTACGATCAACTCTTCTGGAAACTGGCCAGTGAGCAGGGTCTTGTTGATGAGTCTGTTCCACCCAGGAAGAACGCGGTCCGTGATCATCTGCGACGACGAGGTCTCGAAGAGCGATGGACGCAGCTTCAGGGGCTGGCGTACGGCAGTCGGATTCTGGAAGCAGATCCTTTCCCAGGGATGCTGGCGGCACTGAAGGAACTGCACGAGCGGGGAGCGGAACTGGTTCTCATCAGTCACAAGACCCGAACCCCGATCGCCGGATCCCCCGTCGATCTTCATGCCGCCGCGCAGTCCTGGCTTTTGCAGAAGGGGCTCTGGAACCCGAATTCAGAGCAATCCCTGTTTCAGGACGTCTACTTTGAACTAACCAAAGAAGAGAAATTGCAGCGCATCGCATATGCCGGTTGCGACTGGTTCATCGACGATCTGATCGAACTTCTGACCGAGCCCCGTTTCCCGGTCGGTGTCCAGCGAGTCTTGTTTGACCCGCACACCGAGCTGCCCCATTTGCCGACCGGTATTCTCCGACTGAAGGCGTGGAACGACGTGACATCGCTTTTCCCGTGCACCGACAAATCATGA
- a CDS encoding phosphotransferase gives MTPPPVTPLDLEIAHALLQQCGKDDAVLLEPLTGGRNNRTFRVRGTRGTWLLKHYFHDQNQGWNRAEREWEWATFCWQCGVRWGPEPLAFDRSRHATLSEFLDGRKLDANELTERHVEQSASFVADINEHRNSPPATKIRDAAEACFSLKEHLDCVERRISRLAAVLVNDDLSQSLSDWRERELEPRWKQLVSRVKGRVTQTELEEFLPRSSRCLSPSDFGFHNALLTENDRLRFFDFEYAGWDDPAKLVCDYFLQPEVPVPLQYQSQLLHVFSDRKLWGEVERRVELLFPVFGIKWCCLLLNEFLAQDRRRREFSQTAPITESRKAEQFARARQRLASLEEFQS, from the coding sequence ATGACACCACCCCCTGTCACCCCGCTCGATCTGGAGATTGCACACGCCCTGCTGCAGCAATGCGGAAAGGACGATGCGGTCTTGCTCGAGCCCCTGACCGGCGGCCGAAACAATCGAACGTTTCGCGTCCGGGGAACTCGGGGTACGTGGTTACTCAAGCACTACTTTCACGACCAGAATCAGGGGTGGAATCGGGCGGAAAGGGAATGGGAATGGGCCACCTTCTGCTGGCAGTGTGGGGTGCGATGGGGGCCTGAACCGTTGGCCTTTGATCGGTCACGGCACGCCACACTCTCGGAATTTCTCGACGGTCGAAAACTGGACGCCAACGAACTCACGGAACGACATGTGGAACAGTCAGCAAGCTTCGTCGCTGACATTAACGAGCACCGGAACAGTCCTCCGGCAACCAAGATTCGTGATGCTGCAGAAGCCTGTTTCTCACTGAAGGAACATCTCGACTGCGTCGAACGACGAATTTCCCGCCTGGCGGCGGTTCTCGTGAACGATGACCTCAGCCAGTCCCTCTCTGACTGGCGCGAGCGAGAACTGGAGCCCCGCTGGAAACAGCTCGTTTCGCGTGTGAAGGGTCGCGTTACACAAACGGAACTCGAGGAATTTCTGCCTCGTTCGTCGCGGTGTCTGTCACCGTCGGATTTCGGCTTTCACAACGCGCTCCTCACGGAAAACGACCGCCTGCGGTTCTTCGATTTTGAGTATGCCGGGTGGGATGATCCTGCAAAACTGGTCTGTGATTACTTTCTGCAGCCAGAGGTCCCCGTCCCGCTCCAGTATCAATCGCAACTGCTGCACGTCTTTTCGGATCGTAAGCTGTGGGGAGAAGTGGAACGCCGGGTCGAGCTCTTGTTTCCCGTTTTCGGAATCAAATGGTGCTGCCTTTTATTGAATGAATTCCTTGCGCAGGATCGCCGCCGCCGCGAGTTCTCGCAGACGGCGCCGATTACGGAATCGCGAAAAGCCGAACAGTTCGCTCGAGCCAGACAGCGACTGGCGTCTCTCGAAGAATTTCAAAGTTGA
- a CDS encoding transketolase family protein yields MRNAFADEITALADQDPRIVLLSGDIGNRLFNDFKDRHPDRFYNVGVAEADMIGIAAGLALQGLKPVAYTIASFAVYRAYEQIRVDLCYLKQPVVIVGVGSGLGYAANGPTHHSCEDLAVLRALPGMTVLSPADAWELRSLLGSAVNLSGPSYIRIGKKGEPTVHAEQPGLTIGTAFPLRQGSDIALLGTGTLLPIVLETADRLQQRGISAAVYSVHTVKPLDEHLLAEVFRNTKLVVTIEEHSRIGGLGGAVAEWRADQVCPGARLLRFGTPDEILHHTGEQEHARHAAGLTPERLSQDIDSAWEQSQTDSDTSNRISP; encoded by the coding sequence ATGAGAAACGCATTCGCTGACGAGATCACCGCTCTCGCTGATCAGGATCCCCGGATTGTGCTGCTGAGCGGCGATATTGGTAATCGGCTGTTCAACGATTTCAAAGACAGGCATCCCGATCGCTTCTACAATGTCGGTGTCGCAGAAGCTGACATGATCGGAATCGCGGCCGGATTGGCGCTGCAGGGCTTGAAGCCCGTCGCGTATACGATCGCCTCGTTCGCCGTCTACCGGGCTTATGAGCAGATTCGGGTCGATCTGTGCTATCTCAAACAACCGGTGGTGATCGTCGGTGTCGGCTCGGGACTCGGGTACGCTGCAAACGGCCCTACGCATCACTCCTGCGAAGACCTGGCAGTCCTGCGTGCGTTACCCGGCATGACGGTGCTCTCACCCGCCGATGCCTGGGAGCTGCGGTCCCTGCTGGGATCGGCAGTCAATCTGTCCGGCCCTTCCTACATTCGAATCGGAAAGAAGGGTGAGCCCACGGTGCATGCCGAACAGCCAGGGCTGACGATCGGCACGGCCTTTCCCCTGCGCCAGGGAAGCGACATTGCGTTACTCGGAACGGGGACATTATTGCCCATCGTCCTCGAAACTGCGGATCGACTTCAGCAGCGGGGTATCTCAGCCGCCGTCTACAGTGTGCACACAGTAAAGCCACTGGATGAGCACCTGCTGGCCGAGGTCTTCCGTAACACGAAACTGGTCGTCACCATCGAAGAGCACTCGCGAATCGGTGGATTGGGTGGTGCGGTCGCGGAATGGCGCGCCGACCAAGTCTGTCCCGGGGCTCGGCTGCTTCGATTCGGGACCCCTGACGAAATTCTTCATCACACGGGCGAACAAGAACATGCCCGACACGCGGCAGGACTGACGCCAGAACGTCTGTCTCAGGACATCGACTCCGCGTGGGAACAGTCCCAGACTGACAGCGACACCTCGAATCGGATCTCCCCATGA